From Thermodesulfobacteriota bacterium, one genomic window encodes:
- a CDS encoding leucyl aminopeptidase — MESKPAVRLARRPQEGQDAELVACLVRQDEAGAAIVPPSPMAAIIERAQALGDFAGKEGQTLLHYPEAPSPERPWPRLLAVGLGKGPVGRETLRQAGGSVAVEAGKTRASRIMVLVPEDLPLPLADAVEALSEGLILGAYQFRRYKAESADDPPGQLATVWLAAPPGRGLAGACRRGGQAARAACLARDMGNEPANVWTPARFAALAQELAGRHGLPVSVLEQADLECLGMGGLLAVGGGSGRPPCLVTLEYRTGRQVPTVLLVGKGLTFDSGGLCLKNPQGMDEMKYDMCGGAAVLALLRAVAAERPRHLDVVAMVAAAENLPGPQAMRPGDVLRLFGGKCVEVANTDAEGRLILADALAYGIDRFAPAAVVDVATLTGAVVVGLGHHRTGLFANDDRLASRLLAAGERSGEPLWRLPLGPEYTKQLKSEVADLRNIGGKDGGSITAAAFLGEFVGKTPWAHLDIAGTAWGYTEKPYVKKGASGVGVRTLLELIRGW, encoded by the coding sequence ATGGAGTCGAAGCCAGCCGTTCGTCTGGCCCGCCGCCCACAGGAGGGGCAGGACGCCGAACTGGTCGCCTGCCTGGTCCGCCAGGACGAGGCAGGGGCCGCCATCGTCCCGCCGTCGCCCATGGCCGCGATCATCGAGCGGGCCCAGGCCCTGGGGGATTTTGCCGGCAAGGAGGGGCAGACCCTCCTCCATTATCCGGAGGCCCCGTCGCCCGAGCGGCCGTGGCCAAGGCTTCTGGCGGTCGGTCTCGGCAAGGGGCCGGTGGGGCGGGAGACTCTGCGCCAGGCCGGGGGCTCGGTTGCCGTGGAGGCGGGCAAGACCAGGGCCTCCCGGATCATGGTCCTGGTGCCGGAGGATTTGCCCCTGCCCCTGGCCGACGCCGTCGAGGCCCTGAGCGAGGGCCTGATTCTGGGGGCCTATCAGTTCCGCCGCTACAAGGCGGAGAGCGCCGACGATCCCCCGGGACAGTTGGCCACGGTCTGGCTGGCCGCACCGCCAGGACGGGGACTCGCCGGCGCCTGCCGCCGGGGCGGCCAGGCTGCCCGGGCCGCCTGTCTGGCCCGGGACATGGGCAACGAGCCGGCCAACGTCTGGACCCCGGCCCGGTTTGCAGCCCTGGCCCAGGAGCTGGCCGGCCGCCATGGCCTTCCGGTGTCGGTACTGGAGCAGGCCGACCTGGAGTGCCTGGGCATGGGGGGGCTGCTGGCCGTGGGCGGCGGCTCCGGCCGCCCTCCCTGTCTGGTCACCCTGGAGTACCGGACCGGCCGGCAGGTGCCGACCGTGCTCCTGGTGGGCAAGGGCTTGACCTTCGATTCCGGCGGGCTGTGCCTGAAGAATCCCCAGGGCATGGACGAGATGAAGTACGACATGTGCGGGGGGGCGGCGGTGCTGGCCCTGTTGCGGGCCGTGGCTGCCGAGCGGCCCCGGCACCTGGACGTGGTGGCCATGGTGGCCGCTGCCGAGAACCTGCCGGGTCCCCAGGCCATGCGGCCGGGGGATGTCCTGCGGCTGTTCGGCGGCAAGTGCGTGGAGGTGGCGAACACCGACGCCGAGGGCCGGCTGATCCTGGCCGATGCCCTGGCGTATGGCATCGACCGCTTTGCCCCGGCCGCGGTGGTGGATGTCGCCACCCTCACCGGCGCGGTGGTGGTCGGGCTCGGCCATCACCGCACCGGGCTTTTTGCCAACGACGATCGCCTGGCCAGCCGGCTGCTGGCCGCCGGCGAGCGGAGCGGCGAGCCGTTGTGGCGGCTGCCCCTGGGGCCGGAGTATACGAAACAGCTCAAGAGCGAGGTGGCCGACCTCAGGAACATCGGCGGCAAGGACGGCGGCAGCATCACGGCTGCGGCCTTTCTCGGGGAGTTCGTGGGCAAGACCCCCTGGGCGCATCTGGACATCGCCGGTACCGCCTGGGGCTACACGGAGAAGCCGTACGTCAAGAAGGGCGCTTCCGGGGTCGGGGTCCGGACCCTCCTGGAGCTGATCCGGGGCTGGTGA
- a CDS encoding 4Fe-4S binding protein, protein MLWTKGLRSLIAGEEADRLDLFWVFPGLRRFLAHRRHYATLRTAGDLIFAFVVVVGLLGPQDPRENVAVFMAWGLWWPGVVLSWFFVGRMWCGICPFPGLGVYFQRRGLSLNLPIPGWLQRHGAQASVVLLAAIIWSEVVAGLDRSPAGTSLLILAIIGGALVLGVLFPGQAWCRHLCPLGRITGAAATLSITELRANHDRCRGCTTFACKRGAAGQRGCPVYLGTYGIQNNLHCLVCGHCLPLCQRDSPQLRLRNPYTELIRNKGRYITCSYIVPFLIGSQLARFFRSEALYTEAMTVLGLPDAVAFSLLLAAAVACVHGLIRLGSRLFGITEDPAFGRFSPLVPVLLPMAFTGELVYRLGYFASGVGDFLPTLGRQLSLPLAGLAFRIPDFPVQILSAFFMMNGTIAGFYVLWRFSLEDFEGLVRFGNFLSVHLLVGLLLVAYLLVIL, encoded by the coding sequence TTGCTCTGGACCAAGGGACTGCGCAGCCTGATTGCCGGCGAGGAAGCAGACCGTCTCGACCTCTTCTGGGTCTTCCCCGGGTTGAGGCGCTTTTTGGCCCACCGCCGCCATTACGCCACGCTGCGCACCGCCGGCGACCTCATCTTCGCCTTCGTGGTGGTGGTGGGCCTCCTGGGTCCCCAGGATCCCCGGGAGAATGTGGCGGTGTTCATGGCCTGGGGGCTGTGGTGGCCAGGGGTGGTCCTCTCCTGGTTCTTCGTCGGCCGGATGTGGTGCGGCATCTGCCCTTTTCCTGGCCTGGGGGTCTATTTCCAGCGCCGGGGCCTGAGCCTCAATCTGCCGATCCCCGGCTGGCTGCAGCGCCATGGCGCCCAGGCCTCGGTGGTGCTCCTGGCCGCCATCATCTGGAGCGAGGTGGTGGCCGGTCTGGACCGCTCGCCGGCCGGCACTTCGCTCCTCATTCTGGCCATTATCGGCGGCGCCCTGGTTCTGGGGGTGCTTTTTCCCGGCCAGGCCTGGTGCCGGCATCTGTGCCCTTTGGGGCGGATCACCGGCGCCGCGGCCACCCTGTCCATCACCGAGCTGCGAGCCAACCACGACCGCTGCCGGGGCTGTACGACCTTCGCCTGCAAGAGGGGGGCAGCCGGCCAGCGGGGCTGTCCGGTCTACCTCGGCACCTACGGCATCCAGAACAACCTGCACTGCCTGGTCTGCGGCCACTGCCTGCCTTTATGCCAGCGGGATTCCCCCCAGCTGCGTCTCCGCAATCCCTACACCGAGCTGATCCGCAACAAGGGCCGCTACATCACCTGCTCGTACATCGTGCCCTTTCTCATCGGCTCGCAGCTGGCCCGTTTCTTCCGGAGCGAAGCCCTGTACACCGAGGCGATGACCGTCCTGGGGCTGCCGGACGCCGTGGCCTTCAGCCTGCTGCTGGCCGCAGCCGTGGCCTGCGTCCATGGCCTCATCCGCCTCGGCTCCCGGCTTTTCGGCATCACCGAGGATCCAGCCTTCGGTCGCTTCTCACCCCTGGTGCCGGTGCTCCTGCCCATGGCCTTCACCGGTGAGCTGGTCTATCGCCTGGGCTACTTCGCTTCCGGGGTGGGCGACTTTCTGCCCACCCTGGGCCGGCAGCTGAGCCTGCCCCTGGCCGGCCTTGCCTTCCGGATTCCGGACTTTCCGGTGCAGATCCTGTCCGCCTTTTTCATGATGAACGGCACCATCGCCGGCTTTTATGTGCTGTGGCGCTTCAGTCTGGAGGATTTCGAAGGGCTGGTCCGCTTCGGCAACTTCTTGTCCGTGCACCTTCTGGTGGGCCTGCTCCTGGTCGCCTACCTCCTGGTGATCCTGTGA
- a CDS encoding hemolysin family protein, which produces MIRLGVSVAVALTVSAFCSLCEAVLYSVPHTHVELLASSGRAAGRRLRRLKANIQDPITAILTLNTVANTMGAAVAGASAAALFGDRYLSLFSAVFTLAVLLVAEIIPKTAGVIYCRRLAPVLALPVGWLVRLLAPIIWLCRAVTGLFGSQGRELLVSAEEIEVIAAMSLKAGTIAPTQEKVIHNILRLDEIPVRDAMTPRTVTFSLSEHLTVGAARERLLDLRRHSRVPVYDADPDDVVGIVLAKDILAACAQDHEDTILTSLMQPVHFVPEAASLDRVLVEFLERRQHLFVVVDEYGSFTGVISLEDVLEEIVGREIVDESDQTRDMRDLARRQRRILTGQGAAG; this is translated from the coding sequence GTGATCCGTCTCGGTGTCAGTGTCGCCGTCGCCCTGACGGTGTCTGCCTTCTGCAGCCTGTGTGAGGCCGTTCTCTACTCGGTTCCTCATACCCATGTGGAGCTTCTGGCCAGCTCCGGCCGCGCCGCCGGCCGCCGGCTGCGCCGTTTGAAGGCCAACATCCAGGACCCCATCACCGCCATCCTCACCCTCAATACCGTGGCCAACACCATGGGGGCGGCGGTGGCCGGTGCGTCGGCAGCGGCCCTCTTCGGCGACCGGTACTTAAGCCTGTTCTCCGCGGTCTTCACCCTGGCGGTGCTCCTCGTGGCCGAGATCATCCCCAAGACCGCCGGCGTCATCTACTGCCGCCGCCTTGCCCCGGTACTGGCCCTGCCGGTGGGCTGGCTGGTGCGGCTGCTCGCCCCGATCATCTGGCTGTGCCGGGCCGTCACCGGGCTTTTCGGCTCCCAGGGCCGGGAGCTTCTGGTCTCGGCGGAGGAGATCGAGGTCATCGCCGCCATGAGCCTCAAGGCCGGCACCATCGCCCCGACCCAGGAAAAGGTGATCCACAACATCCTGCGCCTGGACGAAATCCCGGTGCGGGATGCCATGACCCCGCGCACGGTCACCTTCTCCCTGTCCGAGCACCTCACCGTCGGCGCCGCCAGGGAGCGGCTGCTCGACCTGCGGCGGCACAGCCGGGTGCCGGTCTACGACGCGGACCCCGACGATGTGGTCGGCATCGTCCTGGCCAAGGATATTCTGGCGGCCTGCGCCCAGGATCATGAAGATACCATCCTCACCAGCCTTATGCAGCCGGTGCATTTCGTTCCCGAGGCCGCATCCCTGGACCGGGTGCTGGTGGAGTTTCTGGAGCGGCGCCAACATCTCTTCGTGGTCGTGGACGAATACGGCAGCTTCACCGGGGTCATCAGCCTGGAGGACGTGCTGGAAGAGATTGTCGGCCGGGAGATCGTGGATGAGTCGGATCAGACCAGGGACATGCGGGACCTGGCCCGGCGGCAACGCCGCATCCTCACCGGCCAGGGCGCGGCCGGCTGA
- a CDS encoding HDOD domain-containing protein — translation MSITKSHSLLLVSEDPVHWQAGKAAFGVWDHLVYFCGAPQEALAILAGVSADVVLVHLGPRLPPMEAFLARIYTRYPNTIRYVCGGPERALAMGRMVAAGLAHRLAVLPQDFESMLAAVRQDLDTRSRLRTRRAWDYLRLGARLPVRPVVVASVERLLADPACGVPQIASAISEDPVIASRLLQVANTPAFARGQAVGDLEQAVSILGLDQIRELIVMVQTMEMFPVTGACQKRLDEVIAHSSSCAKLAAIIARRVLPAHARLAASAALFHDMGKLAIYASDCARYLAAQEDERCRTRRRPSSEVEEDCLGISHASLGSAILLWWNLPMTIVDAVGGHNQALTNLVGPSRVVALADRLLVEAESGAQIHTDLDSVAHLMPIDLWRREAQRLVAG, via the coding sequence ATGAGCATAACGAAGAGCCACAGCCTGCTCCTGGTCAGCGAGGACCCCGTCCATTGGCAGGCCGGCAAGGCCGCTTTTGGCGTCTGGGATCACCTGGTCTACTTCTGCGGTGCCCCCCAGGAGGCCCTGGCCATCCTGGCCGGGGTGTCGGCGGACGTGGTGCTGGTGCACCTGGGCCCCCGGCTGCCTCCCATGGAGGCCTTTCTGGCCAGGATCTATACCCGCTACCCCAACACCATCCGCTATGTCTGCGGCGGCCCCGAGCGCGCCCTGGCCATGGGCCGCATGGTGGCCGCCGGGCTCGCCCATCGGCTGGCGGTCCTGCCCCAGGATTTCGAATCCATGCTGGCGGCCGTGCGCCAGGACCTGGATACCCGGTCCCGGCTGCGCACCCGGCGGGCCTGGGATTACCTCCGGCTGGGTGCCCGGCTGCCGGTGCGGCCGGTGGTGGTGGCCAGCGTGGAGCGGCTGCTGGCCGATCCTGCCTGCGGTGTCCCCCAGATCGCCAGCGCCATCAGCGAGGATCCGGTGATCGCCTCCCGTCTGCTTCAGGTGGCCAACACCCCGGCCTTTGCCCGGGGCCAGGCGGTGGGCGACCTGGAGCAGGCGGTCAGCATCCTGGGGCTGGACCAGATCCGGGAGCTCATCGTCATGGTGCAGACCATGGAGATGTTTCCGGTCACCGGCGCCTGCCAGAAGCGGCTGGACGAGGTGATCGCACACAGCTCGTCCTGCGCCAAGCTGGCGGCCATCATCGCCCGCCGGGTCCTGCCGGCCCACGCCCGCCTGGCGGCGAGTGCTGCCCTGTTCCACGACATGGGCAAGCTCGCCATCTACGCCAGCGACTGTGCCCGCTACCTGGCCGCCCAGGAAGATGAGCGCTGCCGCACCCGGCGCCGCCCCTCCTCGGAGGTGGAGGAGGACTGTCTGGGCATCAGCCACGCCTCTCTGGGCAGCGCCATCCTCCTGTGGTGGAACCTGCCCATGACCATCGTCGACGCGGTGGGCGGTCACAACCAGGCCCTCACCAACCTGGTGGGGCCCAGCCGGGTGGTGGCCCTGGCCGACCGCCTGCTGGTGGAAGCCGAATCCGGCGCCCAGATCCACACCGATCTCGACAGCGTCGCCCACCTTATGCCCATCGACCTCTGGCGCCGGGAGGCCCAGCGCCTGGTGGCGGGCTGA